A DNA window from Hymenobacter aquaticus contains the following coding sequences:
- a CDS encoding DsbA family oxidoreductase, with protein MQLEIWSDIMCPFCYIGKRRLETALAQFPHRDDLTITWRSFELDPTMQTTPGQSIHELLAERKGVSVEQGRQMNAHMAQVAREVGLDFDFDQVVPVNTFLAHRFLHLAARHGRQDAAKERVLAAYFTEGRNVADLDTLAELGAELGLDPAEIRETLQTDAYAQEVRHDEYQARQIGVRGVPYFVFDNKYAVSGAQPSELFLEVLDKVWEEKHPAPQVLASGPACGIDGTDC; from the coding sequence ATGCAACTAGAAATCTGGTCTGATATCATGTGCCCGTTTTGCTACATCGGCAAGCGGCGCCTCGAAACCGCGCTGGCCCAGTTTCCCCACCGCGACGACCTGACTATCACCTGGCGCAGCTTCGAGCTGGACCCCACCATGCAGACCACGCCCGGCCAAAGCATCCACGAGCTGCTGGCCGAGCGCAAGGGCGTGTCGGTGGAGCAGGGCCGGCAGATGAACGCTCACATGGCCCAGGTTGCCCGCGAAGTCGGCCTCGACTTCGACTTCGATCAGGTGGTGCCGGTCAATACCTTCTTGGCCCACCGCTTCCTGCACCTGGCCGCCCGGCACGGCCGGCAGGACGCGGCCAAGGAGCGGGTGCTGGCCGCCTACTTCACCGAGGGCCGCAACGTGGCCGACCTCGACACCCTGGCCGAGCTGGGCGCGGAGCTGGGCCTCGACCCGGCCGAAATCCGGGAAACCCTCCAAACCGACGCCTACGCCCAGGAAGTGCGCCATGACGAGTACCAGGCCCGGCAGATCGGGGTGCGGGGCGTGCCCTATTTCGTGTTCGACAACAAGTACGCCGTATCCGGGGCCCAGCCCAGTGAGCTGTTCCTGGAAGTGCTGGACAAGGTGTGGGAGGAAAAGCACCCCGCGCCCCAGGTGCTGGCCAGCGGCCCCGCCTGCGGTATTGACGGCACCGACTGCTAA
- a CDS encoding HAD family hydrolase, protein MTSTSSPVTTIVFDLGGVLIDWNPRYLYQKLIPDAAALDHFLSTITTPDWNEEQDAGRSLAEGTALLVAQHPEHRELIEHFYGRWPEMLGGPIPEAVEVLTELRASGRYRLYALTNWSAETFPVALAQFEFLHWFEGIVVSGTEKSRKPFPDFYQTLFTRYGIEPGQALFIDDNARNIHAARAAGMQTVHFQSGAQLRQELRERGLLAAPSV, encoded by the coding sequence ATGACTTCAACCTCCTCCCCCGTTACGACCATCGTGTTCGACCTCGGCGGCGTGCTGATCGACTGGAACCCGCGCTACCTCTACCAGAAGCTGATTCCGGACGCGGCGGCACTGGACCACTTCCTGAGCACCATCACTACCCCGGACTGGAACGAGGAGCAGGACGCGGGCCGCTCCCTGGCCGAGGGCACGGCCCTGCTGGTGGCGCAGCACCCCGAGCACCGGGAGCTGATTGAGCACTTCTACGGCCGGTGGCCCGAGATGCTGGGCGGCCCCATCCCCGAAGCCGTGGAGGTGCTGACCGAGCTGCGCGCCAGTGGCCGCTACCGCCTCTACGCCCTCACCAACTGGTCGGCCGAGACGTTTCCGGTGGCCCTGGCACAGTTCGAGTTTCTGCACTGGTTCGAGGGCATCGTGGTGTCGGGCACGGAGAAGTCGCGCAAGCCCTTCCCCGACTTCTACCAGACCCTTTTCACGCGCTACGGCATCGAGCCGGGCCAGGCCCTGTTTATCGACGACAACGCGCGCAACATCCACGCGGCCCGAGCGGCGGGCATGCAGACGGTGCATTTCCAGTCGGGCGCGCAGCTGCGGCAGGAGCTGCGGGAGCGGGGCCTACTGGCGGCGCCATCGGTTTAG
- a CDS encoding energy transducer TonB: MFPCVSRLAATPFLTGTLLALPLLGFGQETKKVKTFLSNPRRTELYSVLQSDKTVRHGSYRLLNFQHNPIVTGHYTQGVKDSTWTHYGWNGKNLFTKGAYQDDRRVGEWELYNDKGELLSKYNFTTQQLTIIKPATAPEPKAPVVRLLHPAPNGQTTPDANPFLLAGDALAYMLNIRYPSAALQKQVTGVVKIAFTIDQHGQPSDYHLTQGIGSGCDEEAMRVVKSYPNDWLPAYLAGQPVAVEYEVPVTFTIL, translated from the coding sequence ATGTTCCCCTGTGTATCCCGCCTGGCTGCTACGCCTTTCCTCACCGGTACGCTGCTCGCCCTGCCGCTGCTGGGCTTCGGCCAGGAAACCAAGAAAGTAAAGACGTTTCTTTCGAACCCCCGGCGCACGGAGCTGTATTCGGTGCTCCAGTCCGATAAAACGGTGCGCCACGGCAGCTACCGCCTGCTCAATTTTCAGCACAACCCCATCGTTACGGGCCATTATACCCAGGGCGTGAAAGACAGCACCTGGACGCACTACGGCTGGAACGGCAAAAACCTCTTCACCAAAGGGGCCTACCAGGACGACCGGCGCGTGGGCGAGTGGGAGCTCTACAACGACAAGGGCGAGCTGCTCAGCAAGTACAATTTCACTACCCAGCAACTGACCATTATCAAGCCCGCCACCGCGCCCGAGCCGAAGGCGCCGGTGGTGCGGCTGCTGCACCCCGCCCCCAACGGCCAGACCACCCCGGATGCCAACCCGTTCCTGCTGGCCGGCGACGCACTTGCCTACATGCTCAACATCCGCTACCCCAGTGCGGCCCTCCAGAAGCAGGTGACCGGGGTAGTCAAAATTGCCTTCACCATCGACCAGCACGGTCAGCCCTCCGACTACCACCTCACCCAGGGCATCGGCTCCGGCTGCGACGAAGAGGCCATGCGCGTCGTGAAAAGCTACCCCAACGACTGGCTGCCGGCGTATCTGGCGGGCCAGCCCGTGGCCGTGGAATACGAGGTGCCTGTGACGTTTACTATCCTGTAG
- a CDS encoding energy transducer TonB: MPFRLPHLAAASLWLALLTTSRPGFGQETRKVTSYSTTPISNEVYYVLKSDKAVKHGPYSLYRGRQLALATQGHYTQGRKDSIWTSYDWNGSTVVARGAYQNDQRAGLWEFFTSKGELEQKYDYDARQMVYRRPGKNRSMSVTLREPTAAGQTWPDVDPVYIGGSSAVLSQLLLLRYPPEAMRGGISGTVQVAFTIGKDGTAANYRVSQGIGGGCDEEALRVVQSMANGWVPAQLAGQPVAVECEFPVKFSLQKPVTTPARP, encoded by the coding sequence ATGCCATTCCGCTTACCCCACCTGGCAGCTGCTTCGCTGTGGCTTGCTTTGCTGACAACGTCCCGGCCGGGCTTCGGCCAGGAAACCAGGAAAGTCACCAGTTACAGCACCACGCCCATTTCCAACGAGGTGTACTACGTGCTCAAATCCGATAAGGCGGTGAAGCACGGCCCCTACAGCCTGTACCGGGGCCGGCAGCTGGCTTTGGCCACGCAGGGGCACTACACCCAGGGCCGCAAAGACAGCATCTGGACTTCCTACGACTGGAACGGCAGCACCGTGGTGGCCCGGGGGGCCTACCAAAACGACCAGCGGGCGGGCCTCTGGGAGTTTTTTACCAGCAAGGGCGAGCTGGAGCAGAAGTACGACTACGACGCCCGCCAGATGGTGTACCGGCGCCCCGGCAAAAACCGGAGTATGTCCGTCACGCTGCGCGAGCCTACCGCCGCCGGCCAGACCTGGCCCGACGTCGACCCGGTGTACATTGGGGGCTCCTCGGCCGTGCTCAGCCAGCTGCTGCTGCTGCGCTACCCGCCCGAGGCCATGCGCGGCGGCATCAGCGGCACAGTGCAGGTCGCCTTCACCATTGGCAAAGACGGCACCGCCGCCAACTACCGCGTGAGCCAGGGCATTGGCGGCGGCTGCGACGAAGAAGCCCTGCGGGTGGTGCAGAGCATGGCCAACGGCTGGGTGCCGGCCCAGCTGGCGGGGCAGCCCGTGGCCGTCGAGTGCGAGTTTCCGGTGAAGTTTAGCCTGCAAAAGCCCGTGACGACGCCCGCCCGGCCGTAG
- a CDS encoding dipeptidase, with protein MQNSSFRALPLALALLTPVAAWAQKADAALTAKANAIHNQAFVLDSHEDTPINLVKPGFDISKDHSAQEAQVDIPKMQRGGLDGAFWAVYMGQGPRTPEGNAAAKQEALLIFNAIRTTIQTHSAQLDLATTEEQALQIRRVGKRAVFIGMENGYPIGQDLGLLKSFYDLGVRYLTLCHSSNNDLCDSATDPNGPEHQGLSAFGKQAVVEMNRLGMLIDVSHASDSTFYDVLRLSKAPVIASHSSSRALAETPRNLSDDMLRALARNQGVVQVNLYSPYVKTELKTAERLNAEQAFFTKWKIKNFLNVYALPAAEQQQALAEEEQLNAKFPVALASVQDAVNQIDHIVKIAGIDHVGIGSDFDGGSRLAGLADVGELPNLTLELVKRGYSDKDIYKIWSGNFFRVLKAAEKLRAAAPVKK; from the coding sequence ATGCAAAATTCTTCCTTCCGTGCGCTCCCGCTGGCCCTGGCCCTGCTGACCCCGGTGGCCGCCTGGGCCCAGAAAGCCGATGCGGCCCTCACGGCCAAAGCCAACGCCATTCATAACCAGGCCTTTGTCCTGGACTCGCACGAAGACACGCCCATCAACCTGGTGAAGCCGGGCTTCGACATCAGCAAGGACCACAGCGCGCAGGAAGCCCAGGTAGATATTCCCAAAATGCAGCGCGGGGGCCTCGATGGGGCCTTCTGGGCGGTATATATGGGGCAGGGGCCGCGCACGCCGGAAGGCAACGCCGCCGCCAAGCAGGAAGCACTGCTGATTTTCAACGCCATCCGCACTACCATTCAGACGCACTCTGCCCAGCTGGACCTGGCCACGACCGAAGAGCAAGCCCTGCAGATTCGGCGGGTGGGCAAGCGGGCCGTGTTCATCGGCATGGAAAACGGCTACCCCATCGGGCAGGACCTGGGGCTGCTCAAGTCGTTCTACGATCTGGGCGTGCGCTACCTGACCCTGTGCCACTCTTCCAACAACGACCTCTGCGACTCGGCTACCGACCCTAACGGCCCCGAGCACCAGGGCCTCAGCGCCTTTGGGAAGCAGGCCGTGGTGGAAATGAACCGCCTGGGCATGCTCATCGACGTGTCGCACGCCTCCGACTCGACGTTCTACGACGTGCTGCGCCTGAGCAAAGCGCCCGTTATTGCCTCCCACTCCAGCAGCCGGGCCCTGGCCGAAACGCCCCGCAACCTGAGCGACGACATGCTGCGGGCGCTGGCCCGCAACCAGGGCGTGGTGCAGGTGAACCTGTACAGCCCCTACGTGAAAACCGAGCTCAAAACGGCTGAGCGCCTGAACGCCGAGCAGGCTTTTTTCACGAAGTGGAAAATCAAGAACTTCCTGAACGTGTACGCCTTGCCCGCCGCCGAGCAGCAGCAGGCCCTGGCCGAGGAGGAACAGCTCAACGCGAAATTCCCGGTGGCGCTGGCCTCGGTGCAGGACGCGGTAAACCAGATTGACCACATCGTCAAGATTGCCGGCATCGACCACGTGGGCATTGGCTCCGACTTCGACGGCGGCTCCCGCCTGGCGGGCCTGGCCGACGTGGGCGAGCTGCCCAACCTGACCCTGGAGCTGGTGAAGCGCGGCTACTCGGACAAAGACATCTACAAGATCTGGAGCGGCAACTTTTTCCGGGTGCTGAAGGCGGCCGAAAAGCTGCGCGCGGCCGCCCCGGTGAAGAAATAA
- a CDS encoding VOC family protein, whose product MSTSPLTPYLTFNGNCRAAMTFYQQCLGGDLQVQTFAGTPAAEHVPAEAQDGVMHAVLSNGSLLLMASDTGTQPVTKGSMVSLSINCHSDEEITRLFNALGAGGHVTMALDDTFWGAKFGMLTDQFGIDWMFNYDKPGAAQ is encoded by the coding sequence ATGTCTACCTCCCCCCTCACTCCCTACCTCACCTTCAACGGCAACTGCCGGGCCGCCATGACCTTCTACCAGCAGTGCCTGGGCGGCGATTTGCAGGTGCAGACCTTTGCCGGCACGCCCGCCGCCGAACACGTGCCCGCCGAAGCCCAGGATGGCGTTATGCACGCCGTGCTCAGCAATGGTAGCCTGCTGCTGATGGCTTCCGATACCGGCACCCAGCCCGTGACCAAAGGCTCGATGGTTTCCTTGTCCATCAACTGCCACAGCGACGAGGAAATCACCCGATTGTTCAACGCCCTGGGCGCAGGTGGCCACGTGACCATGGCCCTGGACGACACGTTCTGGGGCGCCAAATTCGGGATGCTCACCGACCAGTTCGGCATCGACTGGATGTTTAACTACGACAAGCCCGGTGCGGCACAATAG
- a CDS encoding GlxA family transcriptional regulator has product MKNIAILVPQGAVLGSIEGPRLVFSEVNALLRRMGKSPLFAIQLVGLAHETPVCGGLYSVYTPLLTTDVPTPDLVIIPAVDGDPAQALEANRDFLPWITAQYHAGAEVASLCLGAFLLAATGLLDGRHCTTHWAAAHDFRRMFPAVELVEDQVITDEHGIYSSGGAFSYLNLVLYLVEKYAGREMAVVCAKVFQIDIERVSQSAFIMFNGQKEHGDEPIKRAQNYIEDHYQDKITVEQLADMLALGRRNLERRFKKATSNSVVEYIQRVKIEAAKNSLESSRENVNEVMYQVGYTDPKAFRSTFKRLTGLSPKQYRTKYNRALAAV; this is encoded by the coding sequence ATGAAAAACATTGCCATCCTGGTTCCCCAAGGGGCCGTTCTGGGCAGCATCGAAGGCCCACGCCTGGTTTTTTCGGAGGTAAATGCCCTGCTGCGGCGCATGGGCAAGTCGCCGCTATTCGCTATTCAGCTGGTGGGCCTCGCGCACGAAACGCCGGTGTGCGGCGGCCTCTACTCGGTGTATACCCCGCTGCTGACTACCGACGTGCCTACTCCCGACCTGGTAATCATCCCGGCGGTGGATGGCGACCCGGCCCAGGCCCTGGAAGCCAACCGCGACTTTCTGCCCTGGATAACGGCCCAGTACCACGCCGGGGCCGAAGTAGCCTCGCTGTGCCTGGGGGCTTTTCTGCTGGCCGCCACCGGCCTGCTCGACGGGCGGCACTGCACCACCCACTGGGCCGCCGCCCACGACTTCCGCCGGATGTTTCCGGCCGTGGAGCTGGTCGAGGATCAGGTGATTACCGATGAGCACGGCATTTACTCCAGCGGCGGCGCTTTTTCCTACCTGAACCTGGTGCTGTACCTGGTGGAAAAGTACGCGGGCCGGGAAATGGCCGTGGTATGCGCCAAGGTCTTCCAGATTGATATTGAGCGGGTTAGTCAGTCGGCCTTTATCATGTTCAACGGGCAGAAGGAGCACGGCGACGAGCCCATCAAACGGGCCCAGAACTACATTGAGGACCACTACCAGGATAAAATAACGGTGGAGCAGCTGGCCGACATGCTGGCCCTGGGCCGCCGCAACCTGGAGCGGCGCTTCAAGAAGGCGACGTCCAACTCGGTGGTCGAATACATTCAGCGGGTGAAGATTGAGGCGGCCAAAAACAGCCTCGAATCGTCGCGGGAAAACGTGAACGAGGTAATGTACCAGGTGGGCTACACCGACCCCAAAGCGTTTCGTAGTACTTTTAAGCGCCTGACGGGCTTGTCGCCGAAGCAGTACCGCACCAAGTACAACCGCGCCCTGGCCGCCGTCTGA